A genomic region of Lytechinus pictus isolate F3 Inbred chromosome 2, Lp3.0, whole genome shotgun sequence contains the following coding sequences:
- the LOC129254648 gene encoding P2X purinoceptor 4-like: protein MTEVVDIQHKSTTTKMSVGSFISSTVASFFEYDTPKIVHIKSKKVGLINRLLQLAIIGYIIGWVLVYKKGYQSTDDVMSAVTTKMKGVAYTNITDEPNLNVKDTTPYNRIWDVSDYVIPPQQTNAFFVMTNMIITPGQSKGECPEDPKIPNAECSGPEDCDAGMPITNGNGVMTGKCVNYTYPDGNVTQTCEIKAWCPVEFDKTPVTNKSVLSDAANFTVLIKNSIQFPKFNVSKRNILEDSNSTYLKQCHYSSRTDQFCPVFTLGTIAKEIGEDFNSLAYLGAVVGIIIHWDCNLDYSLDNCRPMYTFRRLDNRNALIAPGYNFRYSINYKENDTEFRTQTKAYGILFQVIVSGEAGKFDVVPLILNIASGLALLSLASIMADICVLYLLKKRYFYRQKKYQLVDDIPYEDADADTDTETQ, encoded by the exons ATGACAGAAGTGGTCGACATACAACACAAATCAACCACGACGAAGATGTCTGTTGGTTCGTTTATTTCGTCTACTGTAGCTAGTTTTTTCGAGTATGACACGCCTAAGATAGTGCACATCAAAAGCAAGAAGGTTGGACTTATTAACCGACTTCTACAGCTTGCAATTATTGGATATATCATTGG ATGGGTACTCGTGTACAAGAAAGGTTACCAGTCGACAGATGATGTTATGAGTGCCGTAACAACCAAAATGAAAGGCGTGGCATATACAAACATAACCGATGAACCCAATCTTAATGTGAAAGATACAACACCATACAACAGAATTTGGGATGTATCGGACTACGTCATTCCGCCACAG CAAACCAATGCCTTCTTCGTTATGACCAATATGATCATCACACCAGGCCAGAGTAAGGGAGAATGTCCAGAG GATCCTAAAATACCTAATGCAGAATGTTCAGGGCCTGAGGATTGTGATGCTGGCATGCCCATCACCAATGGAAATG GTGTGATGACTGGTAAATGTGTCAACTATACATATCCTGATGGAAATGTTACACAGACTTGTGAGATCAAAGCTTGGTGCCCAGTTGAGTTTGATAAAACTCCCGT GACCAATAAATCTGTTTTGAGTGATGCTGCAAACTTCACTGTTCTAATCAAGAATAGTATCCAGTTTCCTAAATTCAATGTTTCAAA ACGTAACATTCTAGAAGACAGCAATAGTACATACTTGAAGCAATGTCATTATAGCAGTAGAACAGACCAGTTCTGCCCAGTATTTACGCTCGGTACCATAGCCAAGGAAATAGGAGAAGACTTCAACAGCCTTGCTTACTTG GGAGCAGTAGTTGGAATAATAATCCACTGGGACTGCAACTTAGACTACAGCCTAGATAACTGCAGACCAATGTACACCTTCCGAAGATTAGATAACAGAAATGCCCTTATTGCACCAGGCTACAACTTCAG ATACTCTATAAACTACAAAGAGAATGACACAGAATTTAGAACCCAGACAAAGGCATATGGAATACTCTTCCAAGTAATCGTGTCTGGGGAAGCAGGAAAGTTTGATGTTGTTCCTCTGATTCTCAACATTGCATCTGGTTTGGCGTTGCTCTCATTG GCTAGTATTATGGCAGATATATGTGTATTATATCTACTCAAAAAGCGGTACTTTTACAGACAGAAGAAATACCAGCTAGTCGATGACATTCCATATGAG gaTGCAGATGCTGATACAGATACAGAGACGCAATAA